From a single Glycine soja cultivar W05 chromosome 19, ASM419377v2, whole genome shotgun sequence genomic region:
- the LOC114399635 gene encoding cytokinin dehydrogenase 1-like, translated as MVSSKPGGFYEQGRFPSIKILILVLLNSILHKANSGSNNSASNSLVPFPPHEILSSLQTLPLHGHFSLRDNEDAAKDFGNIHHFPPLAVLHPKTVSDISLTIKHVFEMGFASQLKIAARGHGHSLQGQAQVHGGLVINMESLQGPEIKVYNGELPYVDVSGGELWINILHETLKHGLAPKSWTDYLHLTVGGTLSNAGISGQAFKHGPQINNIFQLEVITGKGEVVTCSGNRNADLFYGVLGGLGQFGIITRARISLEPAPMMVKWIRVLYSEFSTFTMDQEYLISLNNTFDYIEGFVIINRTGILNNWRSSFDPKNPLQASQFSSDGKTLYCLEMAKYFNPDEAEAMNQSVDQLLSKLSYIPSTLFLSEVSYVEFLDRVHVSENKLRAQGLWEVPHPWLNLLIPRSEIHDFAEEVFGNILKDTSNGPILIYPVNQTRWNSKTSLVTPEEDVFYLVALLSSALPNSTGADSLEHILAQNNRIIDFYTGAQLRVKQYLPHYSTQEEWQVHFGSRWEAFVERKRAYDPLALLAPGHRIFQKAVSSSC; from the exons ATGGTGTCATCAAAACCTGGTGGCTTCTATGAACAAGGGAGATTTCCATCGATCAAAATCCTCATACTTGTACTCCTTAATTCTATACTCCACAAAGCCAACTCAGGCAGCAACAACTCTGCTTCCAACTCCTTAGTTCCATTTCCACCTCATGAGATCCTCTCATCATTGCAAACACTACCTCTACATGGCCACTTTAGCCTAAGGGACAATGAGGATGCTGCCAAGGACTTTGGCAACATACACCATTTTCCTCCCCTAGCAGTGCTGCATCCAAAAACAGTTTCTGATATATCACTCACCATTAAGCATGTTTTTGAAATGGGGTTTGCCTCACAGCTGAAGATTGCTGCTAGAGGCCATGGCCATTCACTTCAAGGCCAGGCACAAGTACATGGAGGCCTAGTCATTAACATGGAGTCACTGCAGGGTCCTGAAATAAAAGTTTACAATGGAGAATTGCCTTATGTGGATGTCTCAGGAGGTGAGTTATGGATAAATATTCTGCATGAAACTCTTAAACATGGGTTGGCACCAAAGTCATGGACAGATTACCTTCATCTCACTGTTGGGGGCACTCTTTCAAATGCTGGTATAAGTGGGCAAGCCTTCAAACATGGACCTCAGATCAATAACATCTTTCAGCTTGAAGTGATCACAG GAAAAGGAGAGGTGGTTACCTGCTCAGGGAACCGAAATGCTGACCTTTTTTATGGTGTTCTTGGAGGGCTTGGTCAATTTGGCATCATTACAAGGGCTAGAATTTCTCTTGAACCAGCACCTATGATG GTTAAATGGATTAGGGTGCTCTACTCAGAATTTTCTACATTTACTATGGATCAAGAGTATTTGATATCACTTAACAACACATTTGATTATATTGAAGGGTTTGTGATCATAAACAGAACTGGCATCCTTAACAACTGGAGATCATCCTTTGATCCCAAAAACCCACTTCAAGCCAGCCAATTCAGTTCTGATGGGAAAACCCTCTACTGTCTTGAGATGGCAAAATACTTCAACCCTGATGAAGCTGAAGCCATGAATCAG AGTGTTGATCAGCTACTGTCAAAGCTGAGTTACATTCCGTCTACACTCTTCCTATCAGAAGTTTCTTACGTGGAATTCTTAGACAGAGTGCATGTTTCTGAGAATAAGCTAAGAGCACAAGGCTTGTGGGAAGTTCCCCATCCTTGGCTGAACCTTCTGATCCCAAGGAGTGAGATTCATGACTTTGCTGAAGAAGTATTTGGCAATATTCTTAAAGACACAAGCAATGGACCCATACTCATTTACCCCGTCAACCAAACAAG GTGGAACAGTAAAACATCGTTGGTTACTCCAGAGGAAGATGTTTTTTACCTGGTAGCACTCCTATCCTCAGCACTCCCAAATTCTACAGGTGCAGATAGTTTAGAACACATTCTAGCCCAAAACAACAGGATCATAGATTTCTACACGGGTGCCCAACTGAGAGTGAAGCAATACCTTCCCCATTACAGCACACAGGAAGAGTGGCAAGTCCATTTTGGGTCACGATGGGAGGCATTCGTGGAAAGAAAAAGGGCCTATGACCCACTAGCACTTCTAGCCCCTGGCCACAGAATCTTTCAAAAGGCAGTGTCTTCCTCATGTTAG
- the LOC114398225 gene encoding uncharacterized protein LOC114398225, producing the protein MENKPDKMLHDNEECIDCTSTNTNHPEIGVGKGVLKNFTRSSGNVAETKIAADWKGGENCPKGTRPEEIDASGDVNMEASITPDDVIRAGGFGARDDISSFLPVASDSTDFEASIRDARDYEEPQGQVSRPGLGWTGATKGE; encoded by the exons ATGGAGAACAAACCAGATAAAATGCTTCATG ATAATGAGGAGTGCATTGACTGCACATCAACTAACACCAATCATCCAGAGATTGGTGTGGGCAAAGGTGTTTTGAAGAATTTTACAAGATCTTCGGGGAATGTTGCAGAGACAAAGATAGCAGCTGATTGGAAAGGTGGAGAAAATTGCCCAAAGGGTACACGTCCTGAGGAAATTGATGCATCTGGGGATGTAAACATGGAGGCATCAATAACACCTGATGATGTTATTCGGGCTGGAGGATTTGGTGCCAGGGATGATATCAGTAGCTTTCTTCCTGTTGCAAGTGATTCTACCGACTTCGAAGCTTCAATCCGAGATGCACGAGATTATGAAGAACCACAGGGTCAAGTAAGCAGGCCCGGCCTTGGTTGGACTGGTGCTACTAAGGGGGAATGA